The genomic segment GGTTCTAAAATACCTCAAGCTGGGCTTGCACGCTGCCCGCCATCCACGAGGAATACTGTCATGGGACTCAACGAAGCGCCGCTTCTGTTCAACTTCGAGGTCGAGTCTTCGGAGAATTTCACTTATATCCCGATGTCGGTGCGTTTCAATCTCGACCGCTTCGGGCTGCGTATTTCGCTGGATCAGTGGCAGTCGCTGCCGCTCGAAGACCGTAAGCTGCTGGCGCGTTTTCCCGTCGACGAAGACGCGCAGATCGAGCCGAATTTCGATCATGCGCTGTTCGAAATGCTGCGCACCCACGCGAATGTCGAGCCGGACTGGTTCACGCCGGAGGAGTCGCCCGCGTGGCGCCGCACCGACAGCGTGCCGGACGGTGTGACGCGGCAGGCGGAACTGGCGGGGCTGGCGAGTCCGAGCGTCGACCGCTGGGCGGAGCTGGAGCCGTTCAAGCGCTACGTGCTGGCGAAGCTGTCGCGCAAGCCGGAGGCCAACCACGACTTCATCCCGGCGATGAAGGAGTTTGGCGCGGCGGAGTAAGCGGGGCCGTTCA from the Paraburkholderia fungorum genome contains:
- a CDS encoding nitrate reductase associated protein, which codes for MGLNEAPLLFNFEVESSENFTYIPMSVRFNLDRFGLRISLDQWQSLPLEDRKLLARFPVDEDAQIEPNFDHALFEMLRTHANVEPDWFTPEESPAWRRTDSVPDGVTRQAELAGLASPSVDRWAELEPFKRYVLAKLSRKPEANHDFIPAMKEFGAAE